A region from the Halomarina litorea genome encodes:
- a CDS encoding DNA topoisomerase I: MELIVTEKDNAARRIAEILSGGSAESGRRNGVPVYEWGGRRCIGLSGHVVGVDFPPEYADWRDVEPVELVDAQVVKTETQGNIVAALRSLAREADSAVIATDYDREGELIGKEAYELVRGETDVPINRVRFSSITDREVTTAFDNPEELDFDLAAAGEARQIIDLMWGAALTRFLSLSAKQLGDDFISVGRVQSPTLKLIVDREREIAAFDPEDYWELFANLAKDEEAFEAQYFFEGEDGTENERVWDEGSADAAHERLLEASDATVESVRRRTRTDDPPAPFNTTQYIRAASSLGYSAQRAMSIAEDLYTAGYLTYPRTDNTVYPEDLDERELLERFATHPRFGEDAESLLEREDITPTSGDKETTDHPPIHPTGEFPEDLSDDEWKVYDLVVRRFFATCAEPAKWAHLRVVAEANGCSLKANGKRLVEPGYHAVYPYLSTSENHVPEVEEGDSLAVSDVRLEAKQTQPPRRRGQSRLIETMESMGIGTKATRHGTLQKLYDRGYVEGDPPRPTKLAMGVVEAAERFADLIVSEEMTAQLEQDMTAIANGEATLDDVTDESRDILRRVFEALHESREEVGRHLRESLKADKILGPCPESGHDLLVRRSRWGSYFVGCDGYPDCEYTLPLPNRGEPMVLDDVCEDHDLREVKMLAGKDTFTHGCPLCRAEEADDAEDEVIGTCPECGSEEGGELAIKTLRSGSRLVGCTRYPDCEYSLPLPRNGDIEVRDERCAEHDLPELVVHNGDEPWELGCPICNYAEYRERQAATAIEDLDGIGAKTAEKLAAAGIESLDDLREAIADDVAAEVQGVSADRIREWQTQAKA; the protein is encoded by the coding sequence GTGGAACTGATAGTCACGGAGAAGGACAACGCCGCCCGGCGAATCGCCGAGATTCTGAGCGGCGGGTCCGCCGAGTCGGGCCGGCGCAACGGCGTCCCCGTCTACGAGTGGGGCGGTCGGCGCTGTATCGGCCTGTCGGGCCACGTCGTCGGCGTCGACTTCCCGCCGGAGTACGCCGACTGGCGCGACGTGGAACCGGTCGAACTCGTCGACGCGCAGGTCGTGAAGACCGAGACACAGGGCAACATCGTCGCGGCGTTGCGGTCGCTGGCCCGCGAGGCCGACAGCGCCGTCATCGCGACGGACTACGACCGCGAGGGCGAACTCATCGGGAAGGAGGCCTACGAACTCGTCCGGGGCGAGACGGACGTCCCCATCAATCGTGTGCGCTTCTCGTCCATCACGGACCGCGAGGTGACGACGGCCTTCGACAACCCGGAGGAACTGGACTTCGACCTCGCGGCGGCGGGCGAGGCCCGACAGATCATCGACCTGATGTGGGGGGCGGCGCTCACCCGGTTCCTCTCGCTGTCGGCGAAGCAACTGGGCGACGACTTCATCTCGGTGGGTCGGGTGCAGTCGCCGACGCTGAAGCTCATCGTCGACCGCGAACGCGAGATAGCGGCGTTCGACCCCGAGGACTACTGGGAACTGTTCGCGAACCTCGCCAAGGACGAGGAGGCGTTCGAGGCGCAGTACTTCTTCGAGGGCGAGGACGGCACCGAGAACGAACGGGTCTGGGACGAGGGGAGCGCGGACGCCGCCCACGAGCGGTTGCTGGAAGCCAGCGACGCCACCGTCGAGTCGGTCCGGCGGCGCACCCGCACGGACGACCCGCCCGCGCCGTTCAACACCACGCAGTACATCCGCGCGGCGAGCAGTCTCGGCTACTCCGCCCAGCGCGCCATGAGCATCGCCGAGGACCTCTACACGGCGGGCTACCTCACCTACCCGCGGACGGACAACACCGTCTACCCCGAGGACTTGGACGAACGCGAGTTGCTCGAACGGTTCGCCACCCACCCGCGGTTCGGGGAGGACGCCGAATCGCTGCTCGAACGCGAGGACATCACGCCGACCAGCGGCGACAAGGAGACGACCGACCACCCGCCCATCCATCCGACCGGGGAGTTTCCCGAGGACCTGAGCGACGACGAGTGGAAGGTGTACGACCTCGTCGTGCGCCGCTTTTTCGCCACCTGCGCGGAACCCGCGAAGTGGGCGCACCTGCGCGTGGTCGCCGAGGCCAACGGCTGTTCGCTGAAGGCCAACGGCAAGCGCCTCGTCGAACCGGGCTACCACGCCGTCTATCCGTACCTCTCGACCAGCGAGAACCACGTCCCCGAGGTGGAGGAAGGCGACTCGCTCGCGGTCAGCGACGTGCGACTGGAGGCCAAACAGACCCAGCCACCCCGCCGTCGGGGCCAGTCGCGCCTCATCGAGACGATGGAGTCGATGGGCATCGGGACGAAGGCCACCCGCCACGGCACCCTCCAGAAGCTGTACGACCGGGGGTACGTCGAGGGCGACCCGCCCCGGCCGACCAAGCTGGCGATGGGCGTCGTGGAGGCCGCAGAGCGCTTCGCGGACCTCATCGTCAGCGAGGAGATGACCGCGCAACTGGAACAGGACATGACGGCCATCGCCAACGGCGAGGCGACGCTGGACGACGTCACCGACGAGTCGCGGGACATCCTCCGGCGGGTGTTCGAGGCGCTCCACGAGTCCCGCGAGGAGGTCGGTCGGCACCTCCGCGAGTCGCTGAAGGCCGACAAGATACTCGGGCCGTGTCCCGAGAGCGGGCACGACCTGCTGGTGCGCCGGTCGCGCTGGGGGTCGTACTTCGTCGGCTGCGACGGCTACCCCGACTGCGAGTACACCCTCCCGCTCCCGAACCGCGGGGAGCCGATGGTGCTCGACGACGTCTGCGAGGACCACGACCTGCGCGAAGTGAAGATGCTCGCGGGCAAGGACACGTTCACCCACGGCTGTCCGCTCTGCCGGGCGGAGGAGGCCGACGACGCCGAGGACGAGGTGATAGGCACGTGCCCCGAGTGTGGTTCGGAGGAGGGCGGCGAACTCGCCATCAAGACCCTCCGGTCGGGGTCCCGGTTGGTGGGCTGTACGCGCTACCCCGACTGCGAGTACTCCCTGCCCCTGCCGCGCAACGGGGACATCGAGGTGCGCGACGAGCGCTGTGCGGAACACGACCTGCCGGAACTGGTCGTCCACAACGGCGACGAGCCGTGGGAACTGGGCTGTCCCATCTGCAACTACGCGGAGTACCGCGAGCGGCAGGCCGCGACGGCCATCGAGGATCTCGACGGTATCGGGGCGAAGACCGCCGAGAAGTTGGCGGCGGCGGGCATCGAGAGCCTCGACGACCTGCGGGAGGCCATCGCCGACGACGTGGCCGCGGAGGTGCAGGGCGTCAGCGCCGACCGTATCCGCGAGTGGCAGACGCAGGCGAAGGCGTAG
- a CDS encoding alpha/beta fold hydrolase, with protein MQRTADAPGESTYVETGNVTLHARVAGPEDGPLVLLLHGFPEFWYGWRRQIQPLAEAGFRVVVPDQRGYNLSDRPDGKRAYRVAALVDDALGLVEATGRDSASVVGHDWGAMVAWCLAQDHPDRVDRLGILNVPHPGAFGETLRESWAQRFRSTYAGFFQFPRVPERALRAGDFRLMTGMLRGSSRPGTFTDRDLDRYQTAWGREGALTAMLNWYRANGLRSGLFSRTGRVEPETLVLWGARDDALVRENAERSLAYCERGELEVFERATHWLQHEEAAAVSDRLVEFLGEG; from the coding sequence ATGCAACGGACGGCCGATGCCCCGGGCGAGTCCACGTACGTCGAGACGGGGAACGTCACCCTGCACGCCCGCGTCGCCGGGCCCGAGGACGGTCCGCTCGTCCTCCTCCTCCACGGCTTCCCCGAGTTCTGGTACGGCTGGCGGCGGCAGATCCAACCGCTCGCCGAGGCGGGTTTCCGCGTCGTCGTCCCCGACCAGCGAGGGTACAACCTGAGCGACCGGCCCGACGGCAAGCGCGCCTACCGCGTCGCGGCCCTCGTCGACGACGCCCTCGGCCTCGTCGAGGCGACGGGCCGCGACAGCGCCAGCGTCGTCGGCCACGACTGGGGCGCGATGGTCGCGTGGTGTCTCGCACAGGACCACCCGGACCGGGTCGACCGCCTCGGAATCCTCAACGTCCCCCACCCGGGCGCGTTCGGCGAGACGCTCCGCGAGTCGTGGGCACAGCGGTTTCGGAGCACCTACGCCGGGTTCTTCCAGTTTCCCCGGGTCCCCGAGCGCGCCCTGCGTGCCGGCGACTTCCGCCTCATGACCGGGATGCTCCGCGGGTCCAGTCGCCCGGGAACGTTCACCGACCGTGACCTCGACCGCTACCAGACGGCGTGGGGCCGCGAGGGTGCGCTCACGGCGATGCTGAACTGGTATCGTGCCAACGGCCTCCGGAGCGGGCTGTTCTCGCGCACAGGGCGAGTCGAACCCGAGACGCTCGTCCTCTGGGGCGCGCGCGACGACGCCCTCGTCCGCGAGAACGCCGAGCGGAGCCTCGCGTACTGCGAGCGCGGTGAGCTGGAGGTGTTCGAGCGGGCAACCCACTGGCTCCAGCACGAGGAGGCGGCGGCGGTGAGCGACCGACTGGTCGAGTTCCTCGGCGAGGGGTAG
- the gatB gene encoding Asp-tRNA(Asn)/Glu-tRNA(Gln) amidotransferase subunit GatB yields MTAQATQTRDHAVVIGLEVHVQLETATKLFCGCSTDTADDAPNTHTCPVCLGLPGALPVVNEAAVEAAVKVGKALDADIPEETRFHRKNYYYPDLPKNFQITQYDEPICQDGSLEIRVEGNRRTIDIERAHLEEDPGSLKHEGGAIDRAEYTMVDYNRAGMPLMEIVTEPDFRGPGEVRAFLAKLEEVLEYLGVFDAERDGSLRVDANISLVPAEEVGEDGSIGADALAAANRTEVKNISSHKGAEKALAYEVTRQRNAVQRGREIEQETRHWDEGRGVTVSMRSKEEEKDYRYFREADLPPLRVSGWKEEIPIPELPDARRKRFREEYGLSAEEASKLTSTKQVADFYEDLTAEFDPALAAAWVADRLLGELNYRDMPLDAVDREAFVRLLSLVDEDEITVKNAEEVVLRAMLDEGADPDTVVEREGLGKTGGDEVVEAVSEAIDENPDAVEDYHAGEDGALNFLVGQVMAATGGSADPGEVNQILREKLDD; encoded by the coding sequence ATGACCGCGCAAGCGACGCAGACGCGCGACCACGCCGTCGTCATCGGGCTGGAGGTGCACGTCCAGCTCGAGACGGCCACGAAGCTCTTCTGTGGCTGTTCGACCGACACGGCCGACGACGCGCCGAACACCCACACCTGTCCGGTCTGTCTCGGCCTGCCCGGCGCCCTGCCCGTCGTCAACGAGGCGGCCGTCGAGGCCGCCGTGAAGGTCGGCAAGGCGCTGGACGCCGACATCCCCGAGGAGACCCGCTTTCACCGGAAGAACTACTACTACCCCGACCTGCCGAAGAACTTCCAGATAACGCAGTACGACGAGCCCATCTGTCAGGACGGCTCGCTGGAGATTCGTGTCGAGGGGAACCGGCGGACCATCGACATCGAACGCGCCCATTTGGAGGAGGACCCCGGATCGCTGAAACACGAGGGCGGGGCCATCGACCGCGCGGAGTACACGATGGTCGACTACAACCGCGCCGGGATGCCCCTGATGGAGATCGTCACCGAGCCCGACTTCCGGGGACCGGGCGAGGTGCGGGCGTTCCTCGCCAAACTGGAGGAAGTGCTGGAGTACCTCGGCGTGTTCGACGCCGAGCGCGACGGCTCGCTGCGCGTGGACGCGAACATCTCGCTGGTCCCCGCAGAGGAGGTGGGCGAGGACGGTTCCATCGGCGCGGACGCCCTCGCCGCGGCCAATCGTACAGAAGTAAAGAACATCTCCAGTCACAAGGGCGCGGAGAAGGCCCTCGCCTACGAGGTGACTCGCCAGCGCAACGCCGTCCAGCGCGGGCGCGAGATCGAACAGGAGACGCGCCACTGGGACGAGGGCCGCGGCGTCACCGTCTCGATGCGCTCGAAGGAAGAAGAGAAGGACTACCGCTACTTCCGGGAGGCCGATCTCCCGCCGCTCCGCGTCTCGGGCTGGAAGGAGGAGATACCCATCCCCGAACTCCCCGACGCCCGCCGGAAGCGATTCCGCGAGGAGTACGGCCTCTCGGCGGAGGAGGCGTCGAAGCTCACCTCAACGAAGCAGGTGGCGGACTTCTACGAGGACCTCACCGCGGAGTTCGACCCCGCACTCGCCGCGGCGTGGGTCGCCGACCGCCTGCTCGGGGAACTCAACTACCGCGACATGCCCCTCGACGCCGTCGACCGCGAGGCGTTCGTCCGGCTGCTCTCGCTGGTCGACGAGGACGAGATAACGGTCAAGAACGCCGAGGAGGTCGTCCTCCGGGCGATGCTCGACGAGGGCGCGGACCCGGACACCGTCGTCGAACGCGAGGGGCTGGGCAAGACGGGCGGCGACGAGGTGGTCGAGGCCGTCAGCGAGGCCATCGACGAGAACCCCGACGCCGTCGAGGACTACCACGCCGGCGAGGACGGCGCACTCAACTTCCTCGTCGGGCAGGTGATGGCCGCGACGGGGGGGAGCGCCGACCCCGGCGAGGTCAACCAGATACTTCGCGAGAAACTGGACGACTGA
- the smc gene encoding chromosome segregation protein SMC codes for MHIKELVLDDFKSFGRKTRIPFYEDFTTISGPNGSGKSNIIDSVLFALGLARTSGIRAEKLTDLIYNPDDDGADFAGEREASVEVVLDNSDATLSRSQVTNAAGTDNVGDVDEISIRRRVKQTEDNYYSYYYLNGRSVNLSDIQDLLAQAGVAPEGYNVVMQGDVTEIINMTPGSRREIIDEIAGVAEFDARKADAMDELEVVEERVDEADLRIEEKEDRLEQLKDERETALEYQSLKEEREEYEGYLKAAELEDKRAALDATESKVERTESKLEERQRTLDERQGAVLRQEEDLEDLNAEIERTGEDEQLRVKREMEEVKGEISRLEDAIESARERVEDAENRRRQAFVKVDRKQEQVDDLHAKVRNVKVEKASLKADIEERREELADVEADIEAVDDEYEQLKEDLAEAREELEDAKSEKNELQREQDRLLDEARRRSNEQREVREDIEDLQDEVPDLEADLADLEAELEKVEKNKTTIESVVDDLRGEKYDLQDELDAIEDKVSAAQQEYAELEAKAGQSGDSSFGRAVTTVLNGDIDGVHGAVGQLGGVSSQYATACETAAGGRLANVVVEDDGVGQRGIEYLKSRNAGRATFLPMNKMRQRSLPSLPNESGVVDFAYNLVDFDPQYAGIFSYVLGDTLVVEDVETARDLMGSFRMVTLDGELVEKSGAMTGGSRSGSRYSFAGGEGQLERVATRINELEEKRQSVREELRDVESRLDDARDRQANVADKVREVESDVESTEDRIASIDEEVERKEARLDELEDEREEVTERMEAIEADIAAKDEEIAAIEERIADREADLRDSEVAELTERAEEIRADIADLEAEMDDLDGTLNELQLEKQYAEEAIEDLHDDIESAQNRKAEAEERIVELEDEIEEKEAVLEEKREQVAELEDELAELKEEREALKADLREAKEARDEAKEAVGKLASRLETLTDKRDRLEWEVDELAAQVGEYDPESIPDHDEVESEIARLDGEMTALEPVNMLAIDEYDAVAEDLADLQDKRATLVEERDGIVERIEGYEAKKKATFMESYEAINGHFEDIFGRLSSGSGTLVLEDEDDPFEGGLTMKAKPGDKPVQRLDAMSGGEKSLTALAFIFAIQRHNPAPFYALDEVDAFLDAANAEAVGEMVDALADDAQFVVVSHRSALLERSERAIGVTMMDDNVSAVTGIDLSGQGVPADD; via the coding sequence ATGCACATCAAAGAGCTCGTCCTCGATGACTTCAAGAGTTTCGGCCGGAAGACCCGCATTCCGTTCTACGAGGACTTTACGACCATCAGCGGCCCGAACGGTTCGGGCAAGTCCAACATCATCGACTCCGTCCTGTTCGCGCTGGGACTGGCGCGAACCTCCGGCATCCGCGCCGAGAAGCTGACGGACCTCATCTACAACCCCGACGACGACGGGGCGGACTTCGCGGGCGAACGCGAGGCATCCGTCGAGGTGGTCCTCGACAACTCCGACGCGACGCTCTCCCGGTCGCAGGTGACGAACGCGGCCGGCACGGACAACGTCGGCGACGTCGACGAGATCAGTATTCGGAGACGCGTCAAACAGACCGAGGACAACTACTACTCGTACTACTACCTGAACGGCCGGTCGGTGAACCTCTCGGACATCCAGGACCTGCTGGCGCAGGCGGGTGTCGCCCCGGAGGGGTACAACGTCGTGATGCAGGGCGACGTCACCGAGATAATCAACATGACGCCCGGCTCCCGTCGCGAGATAATCGACGAGATAGCGGGCGTCGCGGAGTTCGACGCGCGCAAGGCCGACGCGATGGACGAACTCGAAGTCGTGGAAGAACGCGTCGACGAGGCCGACCTCCGCATCGAGGAGAAAGAGGACCGCCTCGAACAACTGAAAGACGAACGCGAGACGGCACTGGAGTACCAGTCGCTGAAGGAGGAACGCGAGGAGTACGAGGGCTACCTCAAGGCCGCCGAACTGGAGGACAAGCGCGCCGCCCTCGACGCGACCGAGTCGAAGGTCGAGCGCACCGAGTCGAAACTGGAAGAGCGCCAGCGCACCTTAGACGAACGACAGGGAGCCGTCCTCCGGCAGGAGGAGGACTTAGAGGACCTCAACGCCGAAATCGAGCGCACCGGCGAGGACGAACAGCTCCGGGTCAAACGGGAGATGGAGGAGGTCAAAGGCGAGATATCCCGCCTCGAGGACGCCATCGAGAGCGCCCGCGAGCGGGTGGAGGACGCCGAGAACAGGCGCCGGCAGGCGTTCGTGAAGGTCGACCGCAAACAGGAACAGGTCGACGACCTGCACGCGAAGGTCCGCAACGTCAAGGTCGAGAAGGCCTCGCTGAAGGCCGACATCGAGGAGAGACGCGAGGAACTCGCCGACGTGGAGGCGGACATCGAGGCCGTCGACGACGAGTACGAGCAGTTGAAGGAGGACCTCGCCGAGGCGCGCGAGGAGCTGGAGGACGCGAAATCCGAGAAGAACGAACTCCAGCGCGAGCAGGACCGCCTGCTGGACGAGGCGCGCCGTCGCTCGAACGAGCAACGGGAGGTCCGAGAGGACATCGAGGACCTGCAAGACGAGGTGCCGGACCTCGAAGCCGACCTCGCGGACCTCGAAGCCGAACTGGAGAAAGTCGAGAAGAACAAGACGACCATCGAGTCGGTCGTCGACGACCTCCGAGGCGAGAAGTACGATCTGCAGGACGAACTGGACGCGATAGAGGACAAGGTCAGCGCGGCCCAGCAGGAGTACGCCGAACTGGAGGCGAAAGCCGGCCAGAGCGGGGACTCCTCGTTCGGGCGGGCGGTCACCACCGTCCTGAACGGCGACATCGACGGCGTCCACGGCGCGGTCGGGCAACTGGGCGGCGTCTCCAGCCAGTACGCGACGGCCTGTGAAACCGCGGCGGGCGGCCGACTCGCCAACGTCGTCGTGGAGGACGACGGAGTCGGCCAGCGCGGTATCGAGTACCTCAAGTCGCGCAACGCAGGTCGGGCGACGTTCCTCCCGATGAACAAGATGCGTCAGCGCTCGCTACCCTCGCTCCCGAACGAGTCGGGCGTGGTGGACTTCGCGTACAACCTCGTGGACTTCGACCCGCAGTACGCGGGCATCTTCTCGTACGTTCTCGGGGACACGCTGGTCGTCGAGGACGTCGAGACCGCCCGCGACCTGATGGGGTCGTTCCGGATGGTGACGCTGGACGGCGAACTCGTCGAGAAGAGCGGGGCGATGACCGGGGGGTCCCGGTCGGGGTCCCGGTACTCGTTCGCCGGCGGCGAGGGGCAACTCGAACGGGTCGCGACGCGCATCAACGAACTGGAGGAGAAACGACAGTCGGTTCGCGAGGAACTGCGTGACGTCGAATCGAGGTTGGACGACGCCCGCGACCGGCAGGCGAACGTCGCCGACAAGGTGCGAGAGGTCGAGAGCGACGTGGAGTCCACCGAGGACCGCATCGCGTCCATCGACGAGGAGGTCGAACGCAAGGAGGCCCGCCTCGACGAACTGGAGGACGAACGCGAGGAGGTCACCGAGCGCATGGAGGCCATCGAGGCCGACATCGCCGCGAAGGACGAGGAGATAGCGGCCATCGAGGAGCGCATCGCCGACCGCGAGGCCGACCTGCGCGACTCGGAAGTGGCCGAACTCACCGAACGCGCCGAGGAGATTCGCGCCGACATCGCGGACCTCGAAGCGGAGATGGACGACCTCGACGGCACGCTCAACGAACTCCAACTGGAGAAGCAGTACGCCGAGGAGGCCATCGAGGACCTCCACGACGACATCGAGAGCGCCCAGAACCGCAAGGCCGAGGCCGAAGAGCGCATCGTCGAACTGGAGGACGAAATCGAGGAGAAGGAGGCCGTCCTCGAGGAGAAACGCGAGCAGGTCGCGGAGCTGGAGGACGAACTCGCCGAGTTGAAAGAGGAACGCGAGGCGCTGAAGGCCGACCTGCGCGAGGCGAAGGAGGCCCGCGACGAGGCCAAGGAGGCGGTCGGGAAACTCGCCTCCCGGTTGGAGACGCTGACCGACAAGCGCGACCGACTGGAGTGGGAGGTCGACGAACTCGCCGCGCAGGTCGGCGAGTACGACCCCGAGTCCATCCCCGACCACGACGAGGTGGAGTCCGAGATCGCCCGCCTCGACGGGGAGATGACGGCGCTCGAACCGGTGAACATGCTCGCCATCGACGAGTACGACGCCGTCGCCGAGGACCTCGCGGACCTGCAGGACAAGCGGGCCACGCTGGTCGAGGAGCGCGACGGCATCGTCGAGCGCATCGAGGGGTACGAGGCGAAGAAGAAGGCGACGTTCATGGAGTCCTACGAGGCCATCAACGGGCACTTCGAGGACATCTTCGGCCGCCTCTCCAGCGGGAGCGGCACCCTCGTACTGGAAGACGAGGACGACCCGTTCGAGGGTGGCCTGACGATGAAGGCGAAACCGGGCGACAAGCCCGTCCAGCGCCTCGACGCCATGTCCGGCGGCGAGAAGTCGCTGACGGCACTCGCGTTCATCTTCGCCATTCAACGCCACAACCCGGCCCCGTTCTACGCGCTGGACGAGGTGGACGCCTTCCTCGACGCGGCCAACGCGGAGGCGGTCGGCGAGATGGTCGACGCCCTCGCGGACGACGCGCAGTTCGTCGTCGTCTCCCATCGCTCGGCGCTGCTGGAACGCTCCGAGCGCGCCATCGGCGTGACGATGATGGACGACAACGTCTCGGCGGTGACTGGTATCGACCTGAGCGGGCAGGGGGTGCCGGCGGATGACTAG
- a CDS encoding DUF7518 family protein has translation MASGNRVEELEARVNQLEASVTGLTDELVECKERLRALEEAVEPDVDDIIEGQTTRSADASATESEADKSSQEKGEESTDSGSDEIIVA, from the coding sequence ATGGCTAGCGGGAACCGCGTCGAGGAACTCGAGGCACGGGTCAATCAACTGGAGGCGTCGGTGACGGGACTGACCGACGAACTGGTCGAGTGTAAGGAACGACTGCGGGCGTTGGAGGAGGCAGTCGAACCGGACGTCGACGACATCATCGAGGGGCAGACCACCCGTTCCGCCGACGCGTCCGCGACCGAATCCGAAGCGGACAAATCCTCCCAGGAGAAGGGTGAGGAGAGCACGGACTCCGGCAGCGACGAGATCATCGTCGCGTAA
- a CDS encoding ArsR/SmtB family transcription factor, which translates to MSGLLPTTTDVSSEQEGDLQALWLDSDDAGELLSSLSSETARSILTSLHEEPATASEVAGRVDTSLQNARHHLTNLTDAGLVRIADTRYSQKGREMNVYAPSEEPMVVFVGNEKGKNSFFDSLKGLVAALGLLGFVSLLVQRLVVTDAVAADVLPRMADGAGAAGGAPLAAPPGLVFFAGGLLVLGVVLAWRRWQRVGGPAV; encoded by the coding sequence ATGTCAGGGCTGTTGCCTACTACCACGGACGTCAGCTCTGAGCAGGAGGGGGACCTCCAGGCGCTGTGGCTCGACAGCGACGACGCCGGGGAGCTCCTCTCCTCGCTCTCCTCCGAGACGGCCCGTTCGATTCTCACGTCCCTGCACGAGGAACCCGCGACGGCGTCGGAGGTGGCCGGCCGCGTGGACACCTCGCTGCAGAACGCCCGCCACCACCTCACGAACCTCACCGACGCCGGGTTGGTCCGCATCGCGGACACCCGCTACTCACAGAAGGGTCGCGAGATGAACGTCTACGCCCCCAGCGAGGAGCCGATGGTCGTCTTCGTCGGCAACGAGAAGGGCAAGAACTCCTTCTTCGACTCGCTGAAGGGGCTGGTCGCCGCGCTGGGCCTGCTCGGGTTCGTGAGCCTGCTGGTCCAGCGACTGGTCGTCACCGACGCCGTCGCCGCGGACGTCCTCCCCCGCATGGCCGACGGCGCGGGCGCGGCCGGCGGCGCACCGCTGGCCGCCCCGCCGGGGCTGGTGTTCTTCGCCGGCGGCCTCCTCGTCCTCGGGGTGGTCCTCGCCTGGCGGCGCTGGCAACGCGTCGGCGGGCCGGCGGTCTAG
- a CDS encoding S8 family serine peptidase encodes MDYPRRVLTVALVCALLVVPPVPLSTDGGDHAVSDVDIVDALRERLDRQRADPPTVDAQVRVVLKLQSHDTTVPRAEGFEVERVYTEHGERLVEGSVSMAQVHRLSEDPRIQGVRISSGDRTGDGRVAAGVAVVGADRLHAANVTGENVTVGIIDADFRMSHPAIASSATYYRQFGDVAPDEWHHGTAVASVVADTAPDADLHLAAIGSSTTPEEYREAVQFLLDNGADVVVDAGSYYSQPGDGSGELAQVAAEAATETVFVTSAGNHGQSYWAGNYTGGEYVDVTETTEGNVLNGGEAFSGRVRVTVRWEGWPETDSNYDVYLLRNTSGKDIVVAKATGHDGRPVEYLDTTVREGEYYVAVRAVDGTPGERIEVFASHDLTHRSTGGSSAPATAEGVLAVGASQNGTVEAFSARGGVDLVAPDDVAAEGVSVDGGTSFAAPYVAGVAALVVSEHPEYSPDDVRTRLLATAVDVGPTGLDDASGYGRVNATGAVSGPLPAGGDPAPPGPEEAG; translated from the coding sequence ATGGACTACCCGCGTCGAGTCCTCACGGTGGCGCTCGTCTGTGCCTTGCTCGTCGTCCCGCCCGTCCCCCTCTCGACGGACGGGGGCGATCACGCCGTGAGCGACGTGGACATCGTCGACGCCCTCCGCGAACGACTCGACCGCCAGCGCGCCGACCCGCCGACGGTCGACGCGCAGGTCAGGGTCGTCCTGAAACTGCAGAGCCACGACACCACCGTCCCGCGGGCCGAGGGGTTCGAGGTCGAACGAGTGTACACGGAACACGGCGAGCGACTCGTCGAGGGGTCCGTCTCGATGGCGCAGGTCCACCGCCTCTCGGAGGACCCGCGCATCCAGGGCGTCCGCATCTCGTCGGGCGACCGGACGGGTGACGGGCGGGTCGCGGCGGGCGTCGCCGTCGTCGGCGCGGACCGCCTCCACGCCGCGAACGTCACCGGCGAGAACGTCACCGTGGGAATCATCGACGCGGACTTCCGGATGAGCCACCCCGCCATCGCGAGCAGCGCGACCTACTACCGGCAGTTCGGCGACGTGGCCCCCGACGAGTGGCACCACGGCACCGCCGTGGCGAGCGTCGTCGCCGACACCGCCCCCGACGCCGACCTCCACCTCGCGGCCATCGGTTCGTCGACCACGCCCGAGGAGTACCGCGAGGCCGTCCAGTTCCTCCTCGACAACGGCGCGGACGTCGTCGTCGACGCGGGGAGCTACTACAGCCAGCCGGGCGACGGGTCGGGCGAACTCGCACAGGTGGCCGCCGAGGCGGCGACGGAGACGGTGTTCGTCACGAGCGCGGGTAACCACGGCCAGTCGTACTGGGCGGGCAACTACACCGGCGGGGAGTACGTCGACGTCACCGAGACGACGGAGGGGAACGTCCTCAACGGCGGCGAGGCGTTCAGCGGGCGCGTGCGGGTGACCGTGCGCTGGGAGGGGTGGCCCGAGACAGACTCGAACTACGACGTCTACCTGTTGCGCAACACCAGTGGGAAGGACATCGTCGTCGCGAAGGCGACGGGCCACGACGGGCGACCCGTCGAGTACCTCGACACGACGGTGCGCGAAGGCGAGTACTACGTCGCCGTCCGGGCCGTCGACGGGACGCCGGGTGAACGCATCGAGGTCTTCGCCAGCCACGACCTGACCCACCGGTCGACGGGCGGGTCGAGCGCTCCCGCGACTGCGGAGGGCGTCCTTGCCGTCGGAGCGAGCCAGAACGGGACCGTCGAGGCGTTCAGCGCCCGCGGGGGCGTCGACCTCGTCGCGCCGGACGACGTGGCCGCCGAGGGCGTGAGCGTCGACGGGGGGACCTCCTTTGCGGCCCCGTACGTCGCGGGCGTCGCCGCCCTCGTCGTCTCCGAGCACCCCGAGTACAGCCCCGATGACGTCCGCACGCGACTGCTCGCGACCGCAGTCGACGTGGGACCGACCGGCCTCGACGACGCCTCCGGCTACGGTCGCGTCAACGCCACAGGGGCCGTGTCGGGGCCTCTGCCCGCCGGGGGCGACCCGGCGCCGCCCGGTCCCGAGGAGGCGGGGTGA